In Parasegetibacter sp. NRK P23, a single genomic region encodes these proteins:
- a CDS encoding SDR family oxidoreductase, giving the protein MHILVTGSNGYIGQRLIPVLLEQQYRLTCCVRSRQRFEAGYNGGEIQVLEVDFSGDISPLKFPADIDVAFYLVHSMREGADFEAAEQRAAKAFLELVEGTQCKQVIYLSGIVNADQLSKHLSSRFAVENILRSGRIPVTVLRAGIIVGSGSSSFEIIRDLVEKLPVMITPKWLRTKCQPLAIRNAIAFLTGVIMDSESFNKDYDIGGPEILTYKQMLEQFAEVRGLKRHIFTLPVMTPRLSSYWLYFVTSTSYPLAVNLVNSMKVDVTCRPNNLAERLGIALLSYKQAVEMAFQKIEQNEVISSWKDAFSAFNTSPVIINNIEVPVFGCFKDTRHREISGDPDQVLGKIWRIGGEQGWYYGNSLWKLRGFIDKAFGGVGLRRGRTSALQIERGDALDFWRVIIADKINRRLLLYAEMKLPGEAWLEFQIMEKEKRYYLFQTATFRPKGLLGRLYWYSVLPFHYFIFNGMIRELVKQEPEEA; this is encoded by the coding sequence ATGCACATTCTTGTTACCGGCTCCAATGGCTACATCGGGCAAAGACTCATCCCCGTATTGCTGGAACAGCAGTACCGCCTTACCTGTTGCGTGCGCAGCAGGCAAAGGTTCGAAGCCGGTTATAACGGCGGCGAAATTCAGGTGCTGGAAGTGGATTTTTCCGGTGATATTTCCCCCCTGAAATTCCCTGCCGATATTGATGTGGCTTTCTACCTAGTGCATTCCATGCGGGAAGGCGCTGATTTTGAGGCGGCCGAACAACGCGCGGCCAAGGCTTTCTTGGAACTTGTGGAAGGCACGCAATGCAAACAGGTGATTTACCTGAGCGGCATCGTAAACGCGGATCAGTTGTCGAAGCACCTTTCTTCCCGTTTCGCGGTAGAAAACATCCTGCGTTCGGGCCGGATCCCGGTAACCGTATTGCGTGCCGGTATTATTGTAGGTTCCGGCAGCTCCTCCTTCGAAATCATCCGCGACCTGGTGGAGAAGTTACCGGTGATGATTACCCCAAAATGGCTCCGCACGAAATGCCAGCCCCTGGCCATCCGGAACGCGATCGCCTTCCTCACCGGCGTAATCATGGACAGCGAATCATTCAACAAAGATTACGATATCGGTGGCCCGGAAATACTCACGTACAAGCAAATGCTGGAGCAATTCGCCGAAGTGCGCGGACTGAAGCGCCATATTTTCACGTTGCCGGTAATGACACCGCGCCTCTCCAGCTACTGGCTCTATTTCGTCACCTCCACCTCCTACCCGCTTGCCGTGAACCTCGTGAACAGCATGAAGGTAGATGTAACCTGCCGCCCCAATAACCTGGCGGAGCGCCTGGGTATTGCGTTGCTTTCTTACAAACAGGCAGTGGAAATGGCGTTTCAGAAGATTGAACAAAACGAGGTGATCAGCAGTTGGAAGGATGCGTTCAGCGCCTTTAATACAAGCCCCGTCATCATCAACAACATTGAGGTGCCGGTTTTCGGGTGTTTTAAAGATACCCGCCACCGCGAGATCAGCGGCGACCCCGACCAAGTGCTGGGTAAGATATGGCGCATCGGCGGCGAACAGGGCTGGTATTACGGCAACAGCCTCTGGAAGCTGCGTGGTTTCATCGACAAAGCTTTTGGTGGCGTAGGACTGCGCCGGGGACGCACCAGCGCATTACAGATTGAGCGGGGCGATGCGCTCGATTTCTGGCGCGTTATCATTGCCGATAAAATCAATCGCAGGCTGCTGCTGTATGCAGAAATGAAACTCCCGGGAGAAGCCTGGCTGGAGTTTCAGATCATGGAAAAAGAAAAAAGATACTACCTGTTCCAAACCGCCACGTTCAGGCCGAAGGGTTTGCTCGGCAGGTTATACTGGTACAGTGTACTCCCTTTTCACTACTTCATTTTTAATGGGATGATCCGCGAACTGGTAAAACAGGAACCGGAGGAAGCCTGA
- a CDS encoding PAS domain S-box protein, protein MHEAERVRALRGYKILDTLPEASFDRITRLAALVCGTPISLVSLIDEKRQWIKSGTGLDVKETSREVAFCQYAILDHHIMEVPDARTDDRFSSNEMVLNEPGIRFYAGQPLIDPNGYALGTLCVLGPEPGHLRPDQKEALKLLAEEVMDLIVERRQKEEFRHFEMLFRLSNDLLCIAGTDGFFKRVNPAFTVILGWDERTLLNTSFFELVHPNDLNATQAELVKLAAGEPTVNFQHRFRREDGEYRWLQWVATPEPETGYLFAIARDITQEKERAAKLAESEGKLRAFFENSQGLMCTHDLEGRFLSVNTAGARILGYTPEEILPYTLFDIIPAERHPNVHAYLEEIKRSGYASGQMITLHKNGTPKIWLFNNILEWGHGAAPYVIGNAVDITERAALEESLRVTRLMLEQTSEVARVGGWEIDLVQQKPIWSKVTKEIHAVPDDYEPDLSTAINFYKEGESRTRISAAVVKAMRDGTPWDMELQLTDAKGKDIWVRAMGRVEMEQGVCKRLYGTFQDIDSAKRADLEIRRSQKQLNDLLNAASEVSIIATDPNGLITVFNTGAENMLGYTSEEMVGIHTPAIFHDPAEVLQRGRELTEKLGQPVEGLSVFVTVAKDQGSENRDWTYIRKNGERRTVSLVATAIRDHDGEITGYLGVAIDITDKRIIQNALINEKSRLASFVEHTPAAVAMVDENMTLIAVSKRWKEDYHLAGKEVVGMSYYEVFPDLSQDRKDRHQRILAGAVERKEEDVYRLKADTEDQYVTWEMRPWYTHDGKVGGMMLFTQNITAMVKQREELKLAKEQAEQANVAKSEFLANMSHEIRTPLNGVIGFTDLVLKTPLSETQRQYVSIINQSGNALLSTINDILDFSKIEAGRLELDIEKCDLYELCGQASDIITYQVQYKGLEMLLNIGTDLPRFIYADAIRLKQVLVNLLSNAAKFTEKGEIELKIMDMGGNNNERTIRFAVRDTGIGIKPDRQHKIFDAFTQEDSSTTKRYGGTGLGLTIANKLLALMNSRLQLESKPGKGSTFFFDILFRAEQGESIEWTGIENIRNVLVVDDNEHNRLIVSRMLALKQMKVTEASNGFEALQLLAKGQQFDVILMDYHMPYMDGLETVRKIRESFFPTFDELPITLLHSSSDDESIHQWCKELDIRKKLIKPIKLQDLYGMLSRLRTNENTQAAAPEKEMAHTGVSGAILIAEDNSVNMLLARTIIRGIAPSATILEATDGAQAVAICRNKLPDLILMDVQMPVMNGYDATAQIRNLEYGNLVPIIALTAGNVKGEKEKCLAAGMNDFLVKPIIADTIASVVNKWLYHQEGPEIETADTPSAEQHFDPQMLHSYIGDDPVALAETLDAAKRELEKSLRAIEHLAAYPNVESAKEIGHKLYGTASSTGMNHLAQLAGDLERMGAQKPENITDLCAATIKEIKLVLKMIQQH, encoded by the coding sequence ATGCATGAAGCCGAACGCGTCCGGGCCTTACGCGGATACAAAATACTGGATACGCTTCCGGAAGCGTCTTTCGACCGCATCACCCGGCTGGCGGCACTGGTCTGTGGTACGCCCATTTCCTTGGTATCATTGATAGATGAAAAACGGCAATGGATTAAATCGGGTACCGGACTTGATGTGAAAGAAACGTCGCGGGAAGTGGCTTTTTGCCAGTACGCCATCCTCGACCACCATATCATGGAGGTGCCGGACGCGCGTACGGATGACCGCTTCAGCAGCAATGAGATGGTGTTGAATGAACCTGGCATCAGGTTCTACGCGGGTCAGCCCCTTATTGATCCGAACGGTTATGCGCTGGGCACCTTATGTGTATTGGGGCCTGAACCCGGTCACCTGCGGCCCGATCAGAAAGAAGCGTTGAAACTCCTGGCGGAAGAAGTAATGGACCTGATTGTGGAACGTCGGCAGAAAGAAGAATTCAGGCACTTCGAAATGTTGTTCCGCCTTTCCAACGACCTGTTGTGCATTGCCGGAACCGATGGTTTCTTTAAAAGAGTGAACCCCGCGTTTACGGTGATATTGGGCTGGGATGAAAGGACTTTGCTGAACACCTCTTTTTTTGAACTCGTACACCCGAACGACCTGAACGCTACACAGGCGGAGCTCGTTAAACTGGCGGCCGGAGAACCCACGGTGAATTTTCAGCACCGGTTCCGGCGTGAAGACGGGGAATACCGCTGGCTGCAGTGGGTGGCCACTCCCGAGCCGGAAACCGGCTACCTGTTCGCCATTGCGAGAGACATTACCCAGGAAAAAGAAAGGGCAGCGAAACTGGCTGAAAGCGAAGGAAAATTGCGCGCATTTTTCGAAAACTCCCAGGGGTTGATGTGTACACACGACCTGGAAGGCCGTTTTCTTTCCGTCAATACAGCTGGCGCCCGCATCCTGGGTTATACGCCTGAAGAAATCCTGCCATATACCCTATTCGATATTATCCCGGCGGAAAGGCACCCTAACGTTCACGCCTACCTGGAGGAAATAAAACGATCAGGATACGCCAGTGGCCAGATGATCACCCTGCACAAAAACGGCACTCCCAAAATATGGCTGTTCAATAATATACTGGAATGGGGCCACGGTGCAGCGCCATATGTTATAGGCAATGCGGTGGACATCACTGAGCGGGCCGCTTTGGAAGAAAGCCTGCGCGTAACCCGGCTGATGCTGGAACAAACCAGTGAAGTGGCCCGTGTGGGTGGATGGGAAATTGACCTGGTACAACAGAAACCGATCTGGTCTAAGGTCACAAAAGAAATCCACGCCGTTCCGGATGACTATGAACCCGATCTTAGCACCGCCATCAATTTTTATAAAGAAGGGGAAAGCAGGACGCGCATTTCCGCCGCGGTGGTGAAGGCCATGCGGGACGGAACACCCTGGGATATGGAGCTGCAACTGACCGACGCGAAAGGGAAAGACATCTGGGTAAGGGCGATGGGACGGGTGGAAATGGAACAGGGCGTTTGCAAAAGGCTGTACGGTACCTTCCAGGATATCGATTCCGCGAAACGTGCTGACCTGGAAATACGCCGTTCTCAAAAACAACTCAACGATTTGTTGAACGCCGCTTCAGAAGTAAGCATCATCGCCACCGATCCGAACGGACTGATCACCGTGTTCAACACCGGAGCCGAAAACATGCTCGGGTACACCAGTGAAGAAATGGTAGGCATCCACACTCCCGCTATCTTCCACGATCCTGCTGAAGTGCTGCAGCGCGGCCGCGAACTCACCGAAAAACTGGGGCAGCCGGTGGAAGGCCTGAGCGTTTTTGTTACTGTTGCCAAGGACCAGGGATCTGAAAACAGGGATTGGACCTATATCAGGAAAAATGGTGAAAGAAGAACCGTGTCTCTTGTGGCTACCGCTATCCGCGACCATGACGGTGAGATCACCGGTTACCTCGGCGTGGCCATCGACATCACGGATAAGAGGATCATTCAAAATGCGCTGATCAACGAAAAAAGCCGGCTCGCCTCCTTTGTGGAACATACCCCGGCGGCAGTGGCCATGGTGGATGAAAACATGACACTTATCGCGGTAAGTAAAAGGTGGAAGGAAGATTATCACCTGGCTGGAAAAGAAGTAGTGGGGATGTCTTACTATGAAGTTTTCCCGGACCTCTCACAAGACCGGAAAGACAGGCACCAAAGGATATTGGCAGGGGCGGTGGAAAGAAAAGAAGAAGATGTGTACCGGCTGAAAGCTGACACCGAGGACCAGTATGTAACCTGGGAAATGCGTCCCTGGTACACCCATGATGGCAAAGTGGGCGGTATGATGCTGTTCACCCAGAACATCACCGCCATGGTCAAACAGCGGGAAGAACTCAAGCTTGCCAAAGAGCAGGCGGAACAGGCGAACGTAGCCAAATCAGAATTCCTGGCCAACATGAGCCACGAAATCAGAACGCCGCTCAATGGGGTGATCGGCTTCACCGACCTGGTGTTAAAAACCCCGCTCAGTGAAACCCAGCGGCAATATGTTTCCATCATCAACCAATCGGGTAACGCGCTCCTCAGTACCATCAACGATATCCTCGATTTCTCCAAGATAGAAGCCGGCCGCCTTGAACTGGACATCGAAAAATGCGATCTCTACGAACTGTGCGGCCAGGCCAGCGACATCATCACCTACCAGGTGCAGTACAAAGGCCTTGAAATGCTCCTCAACATCGGAACCGATCTGCCAAGGTTCATTTACGCCGATGCCATCCGCCTGAAACAGGTACTGGTGAACCTGCTCAGCAACGCGGCCAAATTCACGGAAAAAGGAGAAATAGAACTGAAGATCATGGACATGGGTGGCAACAACAACGAACGTACCATCCGCTTCGCCGTCCGGGACACCGGGATAGGCATCAAACCCGACAGACAGCACAAAATATTCGACGCGTTCACCCAGGAAGACAGTTCCACCACCAAAAGATATGGCGGAACAGGACTCGGCCTCACCATCGCCAACAAGTTGCTTGCGCTGATGAACAGCAGACTGCAACTGGAAAGCAAACCCGGAAAGGGAAGCACGTTCTTCTTCGACATCCTTTTCAGGGCCGAACAGGGCGAATCCATTGAATGGACAGGCATCGAAAACATCAGGAATGTATTGGTGGTGGACGACAACGAACACAACCGCCTGATCGTTTCCCGGATGCTCGCGCTCAAACAAATGAAAGTAACCGAGGCCTCCAATGGATTTGAAGCGCTCCAACTGCTCGCCAAAGGACAACAGTTCGACGTAATACTCATGGATTACCACATGCCTTATATGGATGGCCTGGAAACAGTGCGTAAAATCAGAGAAAGTTTCTTCCCCACATTCGATGAACTCCCCATCACCTTGTTGCACAGCTCTTCAGACGATGAAAGTATCCACCAATGGTGCAAAGAGCTGGACATCAGAAAAAAGTTGATTAAGCCCATTAAACTACAAGACCTCTACGGTATGCTTTCCCGGTTACGGACAAACGAAAACACCCAGGCAGCGGCACCTGAAAAAGAAATGGCACACACCGGCGTAAGCGGCGCCATTCTGATTGCGGAAGACAATTCCGTGAACATGCTTCTGGCCAGAACAATTATACGCGGCATCGCGCCTTCAGCCACCATTCTGGAAGCTACTGATGGGGCGCAGGCCGTGGCCATCTGCAGGAACAAATTACCTGATCTTATACTTATGGATGTGCAGATGCCCGTGATGAACGGGTATGATGCCACCGCGCAGATCCGGAACCTGGAATATGGCAACCTCGTACCCATCATCGCACTAACGGCCGGTAACGTTAAAGGGGAAAAAGAAAAATGTCTGGCCGCAGGCATGAACGATTTCCTGGTAAAACCCATTATCGCCGATACCATCGCCAGTGTGGTCAACAAATGGTTGTACCACCAGGAGGGCCCGGAAATTGAAACCGCGGATACTCCTTCCGCTGAACAGCATTTTGACCCTCAAATGCTCCATTCTTACATCGGGGACGACCCGGTTGCGCTGGCGGAAACACTGGATGCGGCAAAACGTGAGTTGGAAAAATCTTTACGCGCCATTGAACATTTAGCAGCTTACCCCAACGTTGAAAGCGCGAAGGAAATCGGGCATAAACTTTACGGAACGGCGTCCTCCACCGGCATGAACCACCTCGCGCAACTGGCGGGTGATTTAGAGCGCATGGGAGCGCAAAAACCGGAAAACATAACAGATCTCTGCGCAGCAACCATTAAAGAAATCAAGCTTGTTTTAAAAATGATACAGCAACATTGA